The genomic DNA TTTCCGAACTCAATGGGCTCCTATATGGGTCTAAAATCCTTCCCCCGGTGCTAAATGCGCTCTCCGAAGAAACTGATGATACTGGTGTGGCCAAGACATCTCTAACCATTGTTGCCAAAACAGGATAACGAACACAGTTTTTCTTCCACCAAGTAAGAATGTCAAAGCTTGGACCATTGTTTAATCAGAGAGAATAGAAAAAATGTACCAATTCCTTGGCCATCTCCTTGATTGCTATTATGCCCTTGATCCATCTTTCAAGTTACAAACTATCTAAGCCTCcaataacataaaaaacataAGTTAGAAATTTGCTTTCATCACTTAAATATAATGAAATCATTTAacaatataaaatctaaacacTCTAGCTTAGCAACTTTTACCTTTTTGTCAATCAGTGATAAACTCAACTTCCTCCTTATCTACAAGTACTAAGctgaaatagaaataaaaacataagaaaaaatgttttaagATAAGAAATAACAAACAAACTAATTAAACAATAGTAAATAATGAGTAGATGCGTTCTATTCATCATAGactattaacaaaaataaaaaatacacttttGAATACCAGAATATAGTCCAAAATATTGTTTACTTCTTTCATCAGTGcaaaatcataagaaataacaaTATTGCTTCTAAAAAGTCCTAAATCGAAGAAAGacaaaatcaaaaccctaactTTTACTTTTGATCAATCGGTGACTAACTTCATCTTTTCAAAACGAACTTGAATGATAGAAGCAAATAGAGTGAGACGATAAACCTagatcataagaaaaaaaagtggaaaACGAAgttaagaaaaaatcaaaatgaaaaaagaaaaaaaaacagaacattAAGAAACAGAACATACAAATACGGTGAAGGTGAATCTTCGTCGGAGTGAATACAGATCTCGATGGAAACGGCGTGTTATGGTGATTGGTGAGCGGAACAGTGGCGATGGTGAGTAAGGAGCGTGTGTGTGAAACGGCGCAGCTAAAGATAGTGATAATGAAACTAGGGTTTTCTTAAAGGAGTGAGAATGAAAACGCATATGTATATCAGTGGTAAAACGACATCGTTCCATTGAAAGAAGGTTCTgactttaattttttgttttagtgtgAGACATCATGTCTTTTTTTGTGTTGGGTTGGGTTGGGCTACTACTTGCTAATGGACTGGACTGGACATTGATATTTATTGGACTTAGATCAGTTGGTGTAGGATACCGTTGGACCAAAAACCTACATCGAACCGATCCGTAACTAACCACTGCAAACCGGGCTACTGAACCCGCCTGACCCGTTAGACCCGCCCGTTTCGGTTAGCCTTGGGCCAGTTTTCACGGTTTCGGGCGGAAACCAATTTTCTGTCCAGCGCTACTTATTGCTACTGAAATGGAAGAAATTCATGGTAGCGTTTAGCCTGGAACAGTTAAATTGTTTCTCATGATGGAAAAGTTTCATTTTAAAGGGCACATGGCAGTTGCCACCGGTTGAggcaaacaaaaaattataccttcTTCCTTTTTCCTGACCAATTTTCTGAACATGCAGACAAAGAAAAGCTAAGCGCCTACGCCTACACGCCAGAATATGGGGGGTAGTAGGTAGAGACTAGAGACTAAGCCTGCTCATTATACTCTAATTCAAAATAATtccaataataatttattaacaaaactaaaataaaaaggacaatgctaaccggtgccccagGGGCACCGGATAATGAACAATAAATAggcaataaataaatggatcTCACTTAGTTTACCTTAattaaagtgtaaaatatttcaactaattaaaattaataaatgttatattCAATATCTCTCTGCCATCATCAATACTATATTCagtcttcttttttcttttttttttatctttcaaaaaataaaatattcaatcttttttttgttacgttcAATTTATTAggtattattcaaaaaaaaaaattgttctttttcttacatcttgtctttatgtttttttttatattatcgtttttatttgtagatgataaataacataattgatgatgttagtgctacaaaaacaaacaataaatataactatatcttattttaattagttgatttatatctcattttaatttaaataaaccaattgagatttatttatatattgcctatttattattttttatccagGGTACTGGTTAGCAGTACCCAAATAAAAATTCAAGATCAATTATTTAGttcattattattcttttaatcaaatatttcaataataaGGAGTGATTAGTTAACAAAACGTAGCctctgtttggtttggcttttgcaaagccagaatcaattctggagcatttcaaaagcaattctgcaatatttaacatgtttggtttggcttttcaaaatagcttttatcctccaaaagcaattctagttgaagctacaattcctagcttcttagtgtgtgtttggttctgaggtgtgtagaattgattctgacagaattgattctgaaagaattgattttgacagaattgattctgacagaattgatttatgtttggatgcaataatgcagaattgattaaacagaatgattgttgtttggatagttttgatcaaaattacttttgaatgtataattaccaaaatagacatagttaaatacaaataaatagaaattactaaattaagataattaagtgcaatatagtcctaaaatataaggtaTTACAATACTAacatcatgaaaataaaaattacaaatagataatagaatttaaagtgcaatagagtattaaaatattattacaaaactaacataatgtgtattatagtactaaaatattgatataataatttaaagtacaatactaattattttgcATGTGCTCAATAATTTCATTGCGGATTATGTTTCGAACGCGATCCATCTCTGACGACGAAACTACATTTAAAACTTGTGATTGATCCAAGTTAGATGAGCTATCATCATGATGAATGACTGTGCTTTCATCTTCATAAACATTAAAATCCATATCATTTTCTGCCTTCCTTCGGATAAAGTTGTGTATAGCCATTGTTGCGACAACTATTTGAACTTGAGTCTCAAATTTAAACTTAGGCATTCGACGTAGGATTGCAAATCTGTTCTTCCATACCCCAAAAGTTCTTTCTATTGTGCACCTTAAACTAGAgtgataataattaaatacttCATTATGATTTGCGAATCCGTTAGAACGCCTAAATTCAGGAAGATGATATCGTTCACATCTATATGGACCAATGTACCCTATTGGTGTTGGATAGCCAGAATCTACCAAATAATACTTacctagaaagaaagaaaaaatatatttaaactttagtcaaatataacaaatcatttgtagtaatattaaataacaaacCTGGCGGAGGGTGTGGAAAATTAAGGTTCGCATTTGTCAAAGCCTGGTCAAAAACACGAGCATCATGAGCAGTACCTTCCCAACCAGCTAATACAAAAGTGAAGCACATGTTCCAATCACATACATCCATTATATTTTGTGTAGCATATCCCTTTCTTCCAATAAACTTTGTTTGCTCACTTCCACTAACTACACATGACACATGTGTACCATCAATTGCTCCTATAGCATTCTTAAAAACTGGCCAATATCGtggatcattttttattttggaatgaCAATCACGAAACATAGGATCTTCgggtttaatatatttcatagaCAACTTAAGGACGACATGAAGCACTTGATGAAAATGTCTACTTACAGTCTCACCCGAGTGTTGAAACCTTTCTTGAATCATTCTATTACCTACCCCGTGGCTAACAGCAACTAAAAACATTGCAACCGTTTCTTCAACCGTCATTCGATTAGATGACTTTAAACCAAGCTCAACTAATTCAATGCACAATAGATTAAATACATGTTTTTCCATTCGAAACATCTCATAACAACGAGTGGGATTACCTTGCAATATTTCTTGAACCCAGGAATGACCCGTTAGCTCACTAGTTCGACAAGGTTCTTTGCATAAATGGTTTACTGCATACTCACCAACTAGTGCAGCCACAAAAATAGCTTTTTGGAAAAtgtcatcatcttcttcatcttcgtcTCTAGTGTGGTCGGATTGCTCATTCCAATTGTCCATTTCTACCTTCACCTATTGTAAATAATGTTGTTATTAGAAAACCATAGCAGAAAACATATGTACATGGCAGAATTATGATATGTATATGGCAGAATTATGTATAGCAGAATTATGTAAAGAATTATAGCAGAATGATGTACAGAATTATAACAGAATTATGTACAGAAAACTATAGCAGAATTATGTACAGTATAGCAGAATTATGTAAAGAATTATAACAGAATTATGTACAGAAAACTATAGCAGAATTATGTACAGTATAGCAGAATCATGTAAAGAATTATAGCAGAACTAT from Medicago truncatula cultivar Jemalong A17 chromosome 8, MtrunA17r5.0-ANR, whole genome shotgun sequence includes the following:
- the LOC120577383 gene encoding uncharacterized protein, with amino-acid sequence MDNWNEQSDHTRDEDEEDDDIFQKAIFVAALVGEYAVNHLCKEPCRTSELTGHSWVQEILQGNPTRCYEMFRMEKHVFNLLCIELVELGLKSSNRMTVEETVAMFLVAVSHGVGNRMIQERFQHSGETVSRHFHQVLHVVLKLSMKYIKPEDPMFRDCHSKIKNDPRYWPVFKNAIGAIDGTHVSCVVSGSEQTKFIGRKGYATQNIMDVCDWNMCFTFVLAGWEGTAHDARVFDQALTNANLNFPHPPPGKYYLVDSGYPTPIGYIGPYRCERYHLPEFRRSNGFANHNEVFNYYHSSLRCTIERTFGVWKNRFAILRRMPKFKFETQVQIVVATMAIHNFIRRKAENDMDFNVYEDESTVIHHDDSSSNLDQSQVLNVVSSSEMDRVRNIIRNEIIEHMQNN